The nucleotide window GCCCGCGAGGCCGACACCGTGCGCGGCGCCGTCCGCCACGGCGTCGTCGACTACCTCCTCAAGCCCTTCGAGTTCGAGGACCTGCGCGGCCGGCTCCAGCGGTACGCCGCCCAGCGCGGCCGGCTGCTCACCACCGTCGTCCGCAGCCAGGCCGACGTCGACCGGGTCATGGCCGGAGCGGGCACCCAGGCGTCGGCGGCCGACGCCCTGCCCAAGGGCATGAGCGTCGAGACCGCCGACCTCATCGAACGCACCCTCCGCACCGCCGACGGCACCCTCTCCGCCACCGAGTGCGCCACCCTCACCGGCATCTCCCGCGTCAGCGCCCGCCGCTACCTGGAGCACTTCCACACCACGGGGAGCGCGGACGTCTCCCTGCGGTACGGGGTGGCGGGGCGGCCGGAGCGGCGGTACAGCTGGCGGGTGTGACGGGGTGGTGCCGGTGCCGGGAGGGCTGTGCCGTCCGGCACCGGCGCCGACATCGGTGAGGCCCGCTGTCAGCCGCCATCGCCTCCACTCGTCCCGTTCTTCACATCCGTCGCGCCCGGGAGCAGTGCGAGGGCGTCGAAGGCGTCCGCGACGCGGGAGCGTTCGCCGGTGTCGCCGGCCGCCGCGGCCAGGGGCGAGATGCCGCCGCCGTCGAGGGTGCGCAGCCGGTCGACCGCCTCCGGGAGGTGGTAGGCGCCGCCGCCCAGGACGACCCACTTGCCGACCTCCGGGTGCATGACGAGCGAGGCGTCACGGTTCTCGGCGTCGGACGTGGGCCGGTCCACCCACAGGTCGGTGCGGCCGGTCACCGCGACCGGCACGCCACCGGCCGACCAGGCGACCGTCACCGTCACCGTGTGCCGGCCGGGCCGCTCCAGCGGGAACCCCTCGGTGCTCCAGAACACGCGGTACTCGGCCCCGAGGGACTCGCCGGGCGCCAGCGGGGCCAGCTTCGCCGCCTCGCACCTGATCACGAACGGCCGCACCGGCCGCTCCTGGCCGCTCTCGTCCAGGCAGGACATGCTGGCGAAGAGCGCCTCCAGCCGGAGATCGTTGGGCACCAGCAACTCGTTGTCGGAGTTGTTCGTCAGCCGCCAGGACACGGTGACGGGCGCGCCGAGCGGGGCACGGTCGGTCTCCGACCAGACCTCCAGCTCCAGCTCGCTCGACCGGAAGAGGTTGCGGTCGGCGGCCTGTGGCGAACCGGCCGGGAACCAGGTGGCGAACGGCCAGCCGCCCGGCCGTACCACCGGGTCGGGCATATGGGCGAGGTGGTTGCGCACGGTCGGGTTGAAGCCCAGGTTGATCTGGTCCGGGAACACCCCGGGCGCGCCGGACGCGGGCCCGCCGAGGACGTCGGCCACGCTCGGCGTGGTCGTCATGATCGAGTTGTCGGCGACGGTCTCGCTCTCCTGGTGGATCTGGTTGAAGGCGTGGGTGACCTCATGCGTCGCCGACCTCAGGAAGGCGCGGGGCACGTTGCGCTGCTGCTGGTTCGAGGCCGCCCCGAAGTTCGACGAGTCGGCCGACGGGTATCCGTCGTCGCTGAAGCTCGCCGACCCTTCGCGCGGCACGCCGATCTGGTCGTACATGACTCCGCGCGAGCAGCCCAGCGCGGCGGGGACGACGACGAGGTGGGTGCGCCACTCGGCGTCGAGGTCGGTGCTCGCCCTGCGCACGCTCGCCATGAGCGCGTGCAGATTCGCCGCCGACCAGCAGATGTCGGGGTTGACGCCGGTGGGCACCGGGATGTCGATCTGCGCCTCGGTCCGGTCGATGGTGAGCTGCCAGCCGGCGGTCGCGTACACGGTGTCGAAGAACTCCGTGCCGGTACCCGACGCGGCCGGCACCGGCTGGGGTGCCACGGCACCGCGCAGGGTGTCGATCTCCAGCACGGCCCGGCGCAGGAAGCTCGACACCCTGGTCAGGGTGACCCTCCCGCGCACGACTCCGCCTTCCAGCACGGTGCCCTCGAAGCGCGGCCCGCCGAGGCCCGGCAGTGGGAAGGTGCTCGGCACCTGGGAGACGACGAACCGCAGCGACCGGCTGGGCGTGGCGGGGAACGTGCCCTTGAACTGGCCCGCGGGGGGCTGGGTGTAGTCGAACTCGTCGAGGTCGATGGTGACCTGGCACC belongs to Streptomyces graminofaciens and includes:
- a CDS encoding response regulator, with protein sequence MTTTRTPGAIDVLVVDDDFMVARVHHAFVERVQPFRVVGVASTGEQAAAAVDELRPDLVLLDLYLPDGFGLDVIPRLRAAGHDCDVMVISAAREADTVRGAVRHGVVDYLLKPFEFEDLRGRLQRYAAQRGRLLTTVVRSQADVDRVMAGAGTQASAADALPKGMSVETADLIERTLRTADGTLSATECATLTGISRVSARRYLEHFHTTGSADVSLRYGVAGRPERRYSWRV